The region AGCCTTCGCACAGGGATTTGCGCATGGGTTTTGGCCCACAGAAGGCCACCGTAAGATCACGGGTCTGCAGGCCTGTTACCTGCAAAATACTCTCGGCCGTCGCACGGGTTTGCGAGGCTGAACTGTGCAGATAAAGGTTTAGATTGTCTTTTTCCGCCGCCAAAAGTTGCAGCTCGCTCAAATGCGCCGCATGCAGTTCTGATTTTACACAATACAGCAAATGCACCGGTCCATTGTCCGCACTGAGTGACTGAGCCCAGGCCATAAATGGAGTAATGCCGATGCCCGCCGCGATCCAAAGTTCCGGAGCGCTGCGTGTTTTGCGCTCAAACCGCCCATAGGCTCCTTCGATGCGCAGCTCTGCCTGATTGAGCGTCTGCTGATGCATTCGCGCGGTAAAGTCACCCAATTTGGCCACGGTCATGCGCAGCGTGCCATCCGCACTGGGAGCTTTGCTGATGGTAAAGGGATGGGGTTCAGAGCCATCAATGCTGAGAAAGGCAAATTGTCCGGGCCGGTATTTCAGCCCCCCATTGTGGGGCGTCATGCTCAGCGCCAGCGCGCCGCCGGTCTTTTCAATCTGACTGATCTTATAGCGCCGCGACGGGCGCAGGGCGGCCGGCAGCAATCGATAGGAAAATGCCAGGATTCCCAGCAAACACATGGCGCTGACATAAAGCCCGATCGGGTCGGCGTTTTTGAACGGTTTCAGGATGAACAGATAATGCGCCGCACCAGCCACAAAGAACATTCCCATAAAGCGGTGGGTCCAGCGCCACAGATGATAGGGAATAAAGGTTGTGATGGTGATCATCACCAGGATCAACAGACCATATAGGCTGAGTTCCCCCAGCGTTTCCGCCAGTTCTTCCAACCAGTTCTGCCCGCCAAGATGGCGCATATCTGCATCAATTGTATCGTGTAGCAAGATAAAGACCATGGCCATGATGCCCAGCCACTTGTGCAATACATAGCCTTGGTCCAGCCCGCCAAACAACATCTCTACGATCTTGAAGCGCGTGGCAATCAGCTGAGAAATCGCCATGGCAATCAACGCCGCCATGCCCATGTACTGGCTGACCAAAGCCAATGTATCTTTGCCGTGGTCCAGCGCGGGCAGCCAGATTATGGGTGTCAAAATGGCAGCGGCTGTCACGATAAGACCAAGAGGCTTGAGGCGCATAGGTGATCCTTTTTGGCTAGGCCGCTGTGGGCTTGGCTGGGCCGCTGTGGGCTTGGCTAATTCGCTCACAGGTCTGCTGGCCTAAGACGCGCAAGTCAACAGTGGATCAGCCGGATTTTGCCAATTTGCAACGCCCTAGCGCCCCAGTAGATCGAGCCATGAAAAAAACCCGCCTGTTGCCAGACGGGGTTTTCTAAGTAATCAGAGAGAGAGCAGCTTATTCCGCGTCTTCGATCTCTACCAGGCGGGCTTTGTCGCCTGCGCCTTTGGCGTCAACATCGCGGTCAACGAATTCGATGATCGCCATTGGGGCCATGTCGCCATAACGGAAACCGGCTTTCATGATGCGGATGTAACCACCGTTACGCTCTGCCATACGTGGGCCAAGAACATCGAACAGTTTCGCAACGTACTTGTCTTGTTTCAGACGAGACGCTGCGTTACGGCGAGAGTGAAGGTCACCCTTTTTCGCCAAAGTGATCAGTTTTTCAACGATCGGGCGCAGTTCTTTTGCTTTTGGCAAAGTTGTTTTGATCTGCTCGTGCTCGATCAAAGAGCCGGCCATGTTTGCAAACATCGCTTTACGGTGTTCGTGTGTCCGGTTTAGGCGGCGGTAACCACGTGCGTGACGCATTTTATTAATCCTTGTTTCGTGCCCTTGTGTGGGCGGTGCTTTGTCTGGCGTCCCATGCGGGTGGGCCGCTCTCCTTGGGGCAGGATCGCCCAGATTGTCCCCACTATTGTGGGCATTTGAGCGGGCCGTATATGTGGCCCGCCCGAATTCTTCAAGACGCTCTTAGAAGGCGTCTTCGAATTTCTTCGCCAGGTCTTCGATGTTGTCCGGCGGCCAGTCCTCGACGTCCATGCCAAGGTGCAGACCCATGCCTGACAGCACTTCTTTGATTTCGTTCAAAGATTTGCGGCCAAAGTTCGGAGTGCGCAGCATTTCTGCTTCGGTTTTCTGGATCAAATCGCCAATGTAAACGATGTTGTCGTTTTTCAGGCAATTTGCAGAACGTACAGACAGTTCCAGTTCGTCCACTTTCTTCAGCAGAAGCGGGTTGAACTCCAGACCATCATCTTCGTCCTGACGGCCAGCAGCTTCTGGTTCGTCAAAGTTCACAAAGATAGACAGTTGATCTTGCAGAATGCGCGCCGCATAGGCCACCGCGTCTTCTGGTGTGATCGAACCATCTGTTTCGATCTTCATAGTCAGCTTGTCATAGTCCAGAACCTGACCTTCGCGGGTCGGCTGAACGTCGTAAGACACGCGTTTCACAGGCGAGTAGATCGCATCAATTGGCATCAGGCCAATCGGCGCGTCTTCTGGCTTGTTTTTATCCGCAGAAACGTAACCTTTGCCTGTATTGACAGTCAGTTCAACAAACAGGTCGGCGCCATCGTCAAGGTGACAGATAACCAGGTCTTTGTTCAGAACTTCGATGCCAGCAGAGTCAGAGATATCCGCCGCTGTGACTGCACCGGGGCCTTTGGCAT is a window of Cognatishimia sp. WU-CL00825 DNA encoding:
- a CDS encoding ferric reductase-like transmembrane domain-containing protein gives rise to the protein MRLKPLGLIVTAAAILTPIIWLPALDHGKDTLALVSQYMGMAALIAMAISQLIATRFKIVEMLFGGLDQGYVLHKWLGIMAMVFILLHDTIDADMRHLGGQNWLEELAETLGELSLYGLLILVMITITTFIPYHLWRWTHRFMGMFFVAGAAHYLFILKPFKNADPIGLYVSAMCLLGILAFSYRLLPAALRPSRRYKISQIEKTGGALALSMTPHNGGLKYRPGQFAFLSIDGSEPHPFTISKAPSADGTLRMTVAKLGDFTARMHQQTLNQAELRIEGAYGRFERKTRSAPELWIAAGIGITPFMAWAQSLSADNGPVHLLYCVKSELHAAHLSELQLLAAEKDNLNLYLHSSASQTRATAESILQVTGLQTRDLTVAFCGPKPMRKSLCEGFRRNGLPQRRFRYEEFEIRTGIGLKTLARLLFDRVKLPNQFKSRGDL
- the rplQ gene encoding 50S ribosomal protein L17 gives rise to the protein MRHARGYRRLNRTHEHRKAMFANMAGSLIEHEQIKTTLPKAKELRPIVEKLITLAKKGDLHSRRNAASRLKQDKYVAKLFDVLGPRMAERNGGYIRIMKAGFRYGDMAPMAIIEFVDRDVDAKGAGDKARLVEIEDAE
- a CDS encoding DNA-directed RNA polymerase subunit alpha, with the protein product MIHKNWAELIKPTQLEVKPGNDPARQATVVAEPLERGFGLTLGNALRRVLMSSLQGAAITSVQIDNVLHEFSSVAGVREDVTDVILNLKQVALRMEVEGPKRLSINAKGPGAVTAADISDSAGIEVLNKDLVICHLDDGADLFVELTVNTGKGYVSADKNKPEDAPIGLMPIDAIYSPVKRVSYDVQPTREGQVLDYDKLTMKIETDGSITPEDAVAYAARILQDQLSIFVNFDEPEAAGRQDEDDGLEFNPLLLKKVDELELSVRSANCLKNDNIVYIGDLIQKTEAEMLRTPNFGRKSLNEIKEVLSGMGLHLGMDVEDWPPDNIEDLAKKFEDAF